One region of Agelaius phoeniceus isolate bAgePho1 chromosome W unlocalized genomic scaffold, bAgePho1.hap1 SUPER_W_unloc_1, whole genome shotgun sequence genomic DNA includes:
- the LOC143692515 gene encoding olfactory receptor 14J1-like produces the protein MSNSSSIRHFLLLALADTRQLQLLHFCLLLGISLAALLGNGLIISAVACGHHLHTPMFFFLLNLALADLGSICTTVPKAMHNSLWDTRDISYTGCAAQLFFFLLFISAELSLLTIMCYDRYVSICKPLHYGTILGSRACAHMAAAAWASAFLYSLLHTANTFSLPLCHGNVLGQFFCEIPQVLKLSCSKSQLRELGILAVSACLVFGCFVFIVFSYVQIFRAVLRIPSEQGRHKAFSTCLPHLAVISLFLTTGTFAHLKPPSLSSPSLDLALSVLYSVVAPALNPLIYSLRNQELKAAVKRLMTGCFQKQ, from the coding sequence atgtccaacagcagctccatcaggcacttcctcctgctggcattggcagacacgcggcagctgcagctcctgcacttctgcctcttgctgggcatctccctggctgccctcctgggcaacggcctcatcatcagcgccgtagcctgcggccaccacctgcacacgcccatgttcttcttcctgctcaacctggccctcgctgacctgggctccatctgcaccactgtccccaaagccatgcacaattccctctgggacaccagggacatctcctacactggatgtgctgctcagctctttttctttctgctcttcatctcagcagagctttccctcctgaccatcatgtgctacgaccgctacgtgtccatctgcaaacccctgcactacgggaccatcctgggcagcagagcttgtgcccacatggcagcagctgcctgggccagtgcctttctctattcactgctgcacacagccaatacattttccctgcccctgtgccatggcaatgtcCTGGGCcaattcttctgtgaaatcccccaggtactcaagctctcctgctccaaatcccaaCTCAGGGAACTGGGGATTCTTGCTGTTAGTGCCTGTTTGgtatttggctgttttgtgttcattgttttctcctatgtgcagatcttcagggctgtgctgaggatcccctctgagcagggacggcacaaagccttttccacctgcctccctcacctggctgtcaTCTCCCTGTTCCTCACCACTGGCACATTTGCTCATCTCAAGCCCCCTtccctgtcctccccatccctggatctggccctgtcagttctgtactcggtggtggcTCCAGCcttgaaccccctcatctacagcctgaggaaccaggagctcaaggctgctgtgaagagactgatgactggatgctttcagaaacagtaA